One region of Xylanimonas ulmi genomic DNA includes:
- a CDS encoding choice-of-anchor M domain-containing protein: MSTIHRRTKTTALVAAVALAALPTGAHAADGPDPLRLDTGHVDLFNLALNDDDSVRLNLKEDVTGHHVEHAPQDVQIVVKERARVTDVPAGSAPPGLPTSFYHLPIAQDRDLVWPGWDSMGLASRFGPDADVDLKVSAVDGPGDVYLWSNGAFGALTQTVTDSWTLPGTIHQDFLAHVHANWAFTAPGVYHLTAQATVTSQDGATSATSNTATYTFVVGDQGSGGEGGGEGGGQEPGPGATTTVVIDGVPQHYHTGEVAILRAEQSPTPASDRLRWSTRPTADAPWTVVEGASSGTYGFVITGPQEVKVAVLGDGDAVVAESAPVAILVDDHGATPVTGPELEVTLPSNEGALVVSVAPDGRKAKLSDLALSPTADRYVSDGSVTGITVADTRPDKPGWAATGRVRALVTSGGGYLDGRYLGWTPKVVSSSGATVTPGAPVAPGFTGGNLGIRGWSALASAPQGASLGTSVLGADLRIEAPLTIAPGAYTGLMLLTVI, from the coding sequence ATGAGCACCATCCATCGACGAACCAAGACGACGGCCCTGGTCGCGGCCGTCGCGCTCGCCGCCCTGCCGACGGGCGCCCACGCGGCCGACGGCCCCGACCCGCTGCGCCTGGACACGGGCCACGTCGACCTGTTCAACCTCGCGCTCAACGACGACGACAGCGTCCGTCTGAACCTCAAGGAGGACGTCACGGGCCACCACGTCGAGCACGCGCCGCAGGACGTGCAGATCGTGGTCAAGGAGCGCGCGCGCGTCACGGACGTCCCGGCGGGCTCGGCGCCGCCCGGCCTGCCGACGAGCTTCTACCACCTGCCGATCGCCCAGGACCGGGACCTCGTCTGGCCGGGCTGGGACAGCATGGGGCTCGCCTCGCGCTTCGGCCCCGACGCCGACGTCGACCTCAAGGTCAGCGCCGTCGACGGCCCCGGCGACGTCTACCTGTGGTCGAACGGCGCGTTCGGCGCGCTCACGCAGACGGTCACCGACTCCTGGACGCTGCCCGGCACGATCCACCAGGACTTCCTCGCGCATGTGCACGCCAACTGGGCGTTCACGGCGCCGGGCGTCTATCACCTGACGGCGCAGGCGACCGTGACCAGCCAGGACGGCGCGACGTCGGCGACGTCCAACACCGCCACCTACACCTTCGTCGTCGGCGACCAAGGAAGCGGAGGCGAGGGCGGCGGCGAGGGCGGCGGCCAGGAGCCGGGTCCCGGCGCCACGACGACGGTCGTCATCGACGGCGTGCCGCAGCACTACCACACGGGCGAGGTCGCGATCCTGCGCGCCGAGCAGTCCCCTACCCCGGCCTCCGACCGGCTGCGCTGGTCGACCCGCCCGACGGCTGACGCCCCGTGGACCGTCGTCGAGGGCGCGTCGTCGGGCACGTACGGCTTCGTGATCACCGGGCCGCAGGAGGTCAAGGTCGCCGTGCTCGGCGACGGCGACGCGGTCGTGGCCGAGAGCGCGCCGGTCGCGATCCTCGTCGACGACCACGGCGCGACGCCCGTTACGGGCCCCGAGCTGGAGGTCACCCTGCCGTCGAACGAGGGCGCCCTGGTCGTCTCGGTGGCGCCCGACGGGCGCAAGGCGAAGCTCAGCGACCTCGCCCTGAGCCCCACGGCCGACCGCTACGTGTCGGACGGCTCGGTCACGGGCATCACCGTCGCCGACACCCGGCCCGACAAGCCCGGCTGGGCCGCGACGGGACGGGTGCGCGCGCTGGTGACCTCGGGTGGCGGCTACCTGGACGGCCGCTACCTCGGGTGGACGCCCAAGGTCGTCTCGTCCTCGGGCGCCACCGTCACGCCCGGGGCACCCGTCGCGCCCGGGTTCACGGGAGGAAACCTGGGCATCCGGGGCTGGTCGGCCCTGGCGTCCGCGCCCCAGGGCGCGTCGCTCGGCACGTCGGTGCTCGGCGCCGACCTGCGGATCGAGGCGCCGCTGACCATCGCCCCCGGGGCGTACACCGGCCTGATGCTCTTGACCGTCATCTAG
- a CDS encoding anchored repeat-type ABC transporter permease subunit, with translation MMSPLDFLTDLLNPDLAFLPKALAVAVMSSIVCGVVGCYVVLRGMAFIGDTVAHAVFPGLAVAFVLSGNLVLGGAAAGVLTAVLIAVFSQNRRLKEDSVIGVFLVGSFALGIVVISRAPGYAGSLQQFLFGSITGVPTSDLIVVGVTSAAVLAVLACLRKELVTISLDRESARAMGVPVFWLDLVLYVLVTLAVVIAVQTIGNILVLALLITPAATARLLTDRLGVMTLLAPVIGACGALVGLYLSWSYDLPTGGTIVLVLTAAFLLSWFLAPRQGLIARVRRRPRPEPTGTPASAAASARPGAAPSDEPPTLSDPVTTGAVS, from the coding sequence CTGATGTCGCCGCTCGACTTCCTCACCGACCTGCTCAACCCCGACCTCGCGTTCTTGCCCAAGGCGCTCGCCGTGGCAGTCATGTCCTCGATCGTGTGCGGCGTCGTCGGGTGCTACGTCGTGCTGCGCGGCATGGCCTTCATCGGCGACACGGTCGCCCACGCCGTCTTCCCGGGGCTGGCCGTCGCCTTCGTGCTGTCGGGCAACCTCGTCCTAGGCGGCGCCGCGGCCGGTGTGCTGACCGCCGTCCTCATCGCCGTCTTCTCCCAGAACCGGCGCCTCAAGGAGGACTCGGTCATCGGCGTCTTCCTGGTGGGCTCCTTCGCCCTCGGCATCGTGGTCATCTCCCGGGCGCCCGGGTACGCGGGGTCGCTCCAGCAGTTCCTGTTCGGCTCGATCACGGGCGTGCCCACCTCGGACCTGATCGTCGTGGGCGTCACGAGCGCCGCGGTGCTCGCCGTCCTCGCGTGCCTGCGCAAGGAGCTGGTCACGATCTCGCTCGACCGCGAGTCGGCGCGCGCCATGGGCGTGCCGGTGTTCTGGCTCGACCTGGTCCTGTACGTGCTGGTGACCCTGGCCGTGGTCATCGCGGTCCAGACGATCGGCAACATCCTGGTGCTGGCCCTGCTGATCACCCCGGCCGCCACGGCCCGCCTGCTGACCGACCGCCTGGGCGTCATGACGCTGCTCGCGCCCGTCATCGGAGCCTGCGGCGCCCTGGTGGGCCTGTATCTCTCCTGGTCCTACGACCTGCCGACCGGCGGCACGATCGTGCTCGTCCTGACGGCCGCGTTCCTCCTGTCCTGGTTCCTCGCCCCGCGCCAGGGCCTGATCGCCCGCGTCCGACGCCGTCCGCGACCCGAACCCACCGGCACGCCCGCGAGCGCCGCTGCCTCCGCCCGCCCCGGCGCCGCGCCGAGCGATGAGCCCCCGACCCTGTCCGACCCCGTCACCACCGGAGCTGTCTCATGA
- a CDS encoding anchored repeat-type ABC transporter ATP-binding subunit, which produces MTGAALRVEGVTVDLGGRTVLREAHLAVDRGELVGLLGPNGAGKTTLLRCVLGVQPVVAGRVLVEGRPARPGRAPIGYVPQRHEFAWDFPICVADAVMTGLTGRLGLRRRPGDAEWQAVADALDRVQLTALARRPVGQLSGGQRQRVLVARALAPRPRLLLLDEPFTGLDLPTQEVLAALFTALAREGRAVLMTTHDLLGALDSCDRLALLNRTVVATGAPADLAADPEAWATTFGVAPGSALARVLGAA; this is translated from the coding sequence ATGACGGGCGCGGCGCTGCGCGTCGAGGGCGTCACCGTCGACCTCGGCGGTCGCACCGTGCTGCGCGAGGCTCACCTCGCCGTCGATCGGGGCGAGCTGGTCGGCCTGCTCGGACCCAACGGGGCGGGTAAGACGACGCTGCTGCGCTGCGTCCTGGGCGTCCAGCCCGTCGTCGCCGGCCGCGTCCTGGTCGAGGGCCGCCCGGCCCGGCCGGGGCGGGCGCCGATCGGCTACGTGCCGCAGCGGCACGAGTTCGCCTGGGACTTCCCGATCTGCGTGGCCGACGCGGTGATGACCGGGCTGACCGGACGACTGGGCCTGCGCCGCCGGCCCGGGGACGCCGAGTGGCAGGCCGTCGCCGACGCGCTCGACCGGGTCCAGCTCACGGCGCTGGCGAGGCGTCCGGTCGGCCAGCTCTCCGGCGGCCAGCGCCAGCGCGTCCTGGTCGCCCGCGCCCTGGCGCCGCGCCCCCGCCTGCTGCTGCTCGACGAGCCGTTCACCGGCCTCGACCTGCCCACCCAGGAGGTGCTCGCGGCGCTGTTCACGGCGCTGGCCCGCGAGGGCCGCGCGGTGCTCATGACCACCCATGACCTGCTCGGGGCGCTCGACTCGTGCGACCGCCTCGCCCTGCTCAACCGCACCGTCGTGGCGACCGGCGCGCCGGCGGACCTCGCCGCCGACCCGGAGGCCTGGGCCACGACGTTCGGCGTCGCCCCAGGCAGCGCCCTGGCCCGTGTCCTCGGGGCGGCCTGA
- a CDS encoding choice-of-anchor M domain-containing protein, producing MLMVSLTLNLTVSLVAPTPAIADTPAPDTDLDQTIDAGQPVARGARVLETGHVDLGPRFDGGRWRLLVHDDAAKSDAAATSVWRDPAETVLRVLDTAAVEAPDDPAYAFLGAQPGQLVWVVPQTQNPQAVWLGWNTQDPEVMRRIDRGVTLSMVGAQGPGSVSVFLQASGFAQPQVLWDSRSGEEQPAWVDVNTHTHANWVFTQPGVYLVRLRVEADLVDGTHVADTQVIRFAVGSQTPTDDALTARWQGGEPGASATAGAADVAADEAADGWDGDRLGPVLLIAAAALLAMVAAAAGVAAARSRRAKRRALGLGVGRGPAPRTPDPAGATPDGAER from the coding sequence ATGCTGATGGTTAGCCTCACGCTCAACCTGACGGTGAGCCTTGTCGCGCCAACCCCAGCGATCGCCGACACACCGGCCCCCGACACAGACCTCGACCAGACGATCGACGCCGGCCAGCCGGTCGCGCGCGGCGCGCGCGTCCTGGAGACCGGTCACGTCGACCTCGGCCCCCGGTTCGACGGCGGACGGTGGCGCCTGCTCGTGCACGACGACGCCGCCAAGTCCGACGCGGCCGCCACGAGCGTGTGGCGCGACCCCGCTGAGACGGTGCTGCGGGTGCTCGACACCGCCGCCGTCGAGGCGCCCGACGACCCGGCGTACGCCTTCCTCGGCGCGCAGCCGGGCCAGCTCGTCTGGGTGGTGCCGCAGACCCAGAACCCGCAGGCGGTGTGGCTGGGATGGAACACCCAGGACCCCGAGGTCATGCGCCGCATCGACCGCGGTGTCACCCTGTCGATGGTCGGCGCGCAGGGCCCGGGCTCGGTCTCGGTCTTCCTCCAGGCGAGCGGCTTCGCCCAGCCCCAGGTCCTGTGGGACTCCCGCTCGGGTGAGGAGCAGCCCGCCTGGGTCGACGTCAACACCCACACGCACGCCAACTGGGTCTTCACACAGCCGGGCGTCTACCTGGTGCGCCTACGCGTCGAGGCCGACCTCGTCGACGGCACGCACGTGGCCGACACGCAGGTGATCCGGTTCGCCGTCGGCTCTCAGACGCCGACCGACGACGCCCTGACCGCGCGGTGGCAGGGCGGCGAGCCCGGCGCCTCGGCCACCGCGGGCGCCGCGGACGTGGCCGCGGACGAGGCCGCCGACGGCTGGGACGGCGACCGGCTCGGTCCCGTCCTGCTGATCGCCGCCGCCGCGCTGCTCGCCATGGTCGCCGCCGCGGCGGGCGTCGCGGCGGCGCGCAGCCGTCGCGCCAAGCGCCGGGCCCTGGGCCTAGGCGTCGGCCGTGGGCCCGCCCCTCGGACCCCCGACCCGGCCGGGGCGACCCCCGACGGAGCCGAGCGATGA
- a CDS encoding TIGR03773 family transporter-associated surface protein, producing the protein MTVITDRRRRALATIGATCLLASGGLALAGPLQAAAPAPPALVEAADLGALTVTYRVGGLALGARDAAGAALDPSAAIVRVFDPAVLDLGVDTDLLPYDVLADDLVTLALTDVTGPGDVTVSTPDDGAGRTLLASGGPRSATVPVGTTLPARWDFSAPGAYAVTLTASATLADGTALSAAPVAYRFQVDAPAADAPPAPEPSLTPGAAQAEPAPPSDSATGPFPTSSPAPPQAEPAPPSDSATGPFPTSSPAPTSAHATPDTGATTPETPDAPSLGEATSAGGVTDEAGPPAGALPAPDTTLLTDTARGDVTLAIDTAAPGAFVTVAVPESLRGRWVSTWVLSTPTDLGWRQVDADATVTLALPQDVDLGQHRVVVREADAALVGWSPLTVASADEAPDQCLPQQVESTLGPGEADVVTSGHFDFGPVVDGAGLRALVKDDRTQPAPWVDPATLVLHLTDDAAVQAPGGEFAFLGAGQVWQVPLTQLPGVPWLGWNTQHPTIAGKVDGEVTLTLDNLEGPGRLAVYSMGSFGNLGERYFGTVEGFERSTAIPVGTSGVHVHAIWAFTEPGAYHATLTFAATVGGERRTGTSTLNFFVGPGDASAAARATTTQQTVGRTADGRECQLPAAAGPTGGGPGGASGAGTLPRTGVDSETLADLTGLTVTLFVVGLAFVAAASLAPRRPATA; encoded by the coding sequence ATGACCGTCATCACCGACCGGCGACGCCGCGCGCTCGCCACGATCGGCGCGACCTGCCTGCTCGCCTCGGGCGGCCTGGCCCTGGCCGGTCCGCTCCAGGCCGCCGCGCCAGCCCCTCCCGCCCTGGTCGAGGCCGCCGACCTCGGAGCCCTCACGGTCACCTACCGTGTCGGGGGCCTTGCGCTCGGCGCGCGCGACGCGGCGGGCGCCGCGCTCGACCCGTCCGCCGCGATCGTCCGCGTCTTCGACCCGGCCGTGCTCGACCTCGGGGTCGACACCGACCTCCTGCCCTACGACGTCCTGGCCGACGACCTGGTCACCCTCGCGCTGACCGATGTGACCGGACCGGGGGACGTCACGGTCTCGACGCCCGACGACGGCGCCGGGCGCACGCTGCTGGCCTCGGGCGGCCCCAGGTCGGCCACCGTCCCGGTCGGCACGACTCTGCCCGCGCGGTGGGACTTCAGCGCGCCCGGCGCCTACGCCGTCACCCTCACCGCGAGCGCCACGCTCGCCGACGGGACCGCGCTGTCCGCCGCCCCGGTCGCCTACCGGTTCCAGGTCGACGCGCCCGCGGCCGATGCGCCGCCCGCGCCCGAGCCGAGCCTGACCCCCGGCGCGGCGCAGGCCGAGCCCGCGCCGCCGTCCGACTCCGCGACAGGCCCCTTCCCGACCTCGTCCCCCGCCCCGCCGCAGGCCGAGCCCGCCCCGCCGTCCGACTCCGCGACCGGCCCCTTCCCGACCTCGTCCCCCGCCCCGACCTCGGCCCACGCCACGCCCGACACTGGCGCCACGACGCCGGAGACGCCGGACGCCCCGAGTCTCGGGGAGGCGACGTCCGCGGGCGGCGTCACGGACGAGGCTGGCCCCCCGGCCGGCGCCCTGCCCGCCCCCGACACCACGCTGCTGACCGACACCGCGCGCGGTGACGTCACGCTGGCCATCGACACCGCGGCGCCAGGCGCGTTCGTGACGGTGGCGGTGCCCGAGTCGCTGCGCGGACGCTGGGTCTCGACCTGGGTCCTGTCGACGCCGACCGACCTCGGCTGGCGGCAGGTCGACGCCGACGCGACGGTGACTCTCGCGCTGCCGCAGGACGTCGACCTCGGCCAGCACCGCGTCGTCGTGCGCGAGGCCGACGCCGCGCTGGTCGGCTGGTCGCCGCTGACCGTCGCCTCGGCGGACGAGGCGCCTGACCAGTGCCTGCCGCAGCAGGTCGAGAGCACGCTCGGGCCGGGTGAGGCCGACGTCGTGACCTCCGGCCACTTCGACTTCGGGCCGGTCGTCGACGGCGCCGGGCTGCGCGCGCTCGTCAAGGACGACCGCACGCAGCCCGCGCCATGGGTCGACCCCGCCACGCTGGTGCTCCACCTGACGGACGACGCCGCCGTACAGGCGCCGGGCGGCGAGTTCGCGTTCCTCGGCGCCGGACAGGTCTGGCAGGTTCCGCTGACCCAGTTGCCCGGGGTGCCCTGGCTCGGTTGGAACACCCAGCACCCGACGATCGCGGGCAAGGTCGACGGCGAGGTGACGCTCACCCTCGACAACCTGGAGGGCCCGGGGCGACTCGCCGTGTACTCGATGGGATCGTTCGGAAATCTGGGTGAGCGGTACTTCGGCACCGTGGAGGGCTTCGAGCGCAGCACCGCCATCCCGGTGGGCACATCAGGCGTCCACGTGCACGCGATCTGGGCGTTCACCGAGCCCGGCGCCTATCACGCCACGCTGACGTTCGCCGCGACCGTCGGCGGCGAGAGGCGCACCGGCACGAGCACCCTGAACTTCTTCGTCGGACCGGGCGACGCGTCAGCGGCGGCACGCGCCACGACCACGCAGCAGACCGTCGGGCGCACCGCCGACGGGCGCGAGTGCCAGTTGCCGGCCGCCGCCGGCCCCACCGGGGGCGGTCCGGGCGGCGCGAGCGGCGCCGGCACGCTGCCGCGCACCGGCGTCGACTCCGAGACCCTCGCCGATCTGACCGGCCTGACGGTCACGCTGTTCGTCGTCGGCCTGGCGTTCGTCGCCGCCGCCTCGCTGGCGCCCCGCCGCCCCGCAACGGCCTGA
- a CDS encoding anchored repeat ABC transporter, substrate-binding protein: MPDVASPDAPSPPARAARAAVAAPRPPRGARTPRLSAALALVVALAGCAGRPALSPDDARLQVVTTTGLLADLVRHVGGDRVHVVSLVPDGGDPHTYEPSLRDARNVVYADVAFSNYALLEEHSVIKTLDANLRDDAVSVSLAEESVKYAAELIPLVEDVTLDTVWLGLRAHGDGAHLGATRASQVLVSATAATGPGDVFAYLTGSFGETDVYIDSSNGFDAANGYRDDTLSLPADAHTHLSWAFTEPGRYTLTLRAHLQVDDTSRPIDLGSGTFAFAVGVDPDPAPGVAVLDRGHADLTADLGDDGAAPGLAVRYDPEGGGERSQRRYSPEQVVIDVPAKALDEIPAGPALRFLGRPGERVYQLAQAVLGKHVHGEIDPHLWQNVRNAMAYAQLIRDTLIAADPAGAGAYRDNAAAYLAELDRTDAYVRRTLAQIPASHRNLVTTHDAFGYLADAYDVRVAGFVTPHPAAEPSLADRRKLADTLRTLRVSAVFLEPNLAARSSTLTEVARDLGVRVCAIYGDAFDDEVTGYVQMMRLNADSLRECLSP, encoded by the coding sequence GTGCCCGATGTCGCGTCCCCCGACGCCCCCAGCCCACCGGCCCGCGCCGCCCGCGCCGCCGTTGCCGCGCCGCGCCCGCCTCGGGGCGCGCGGACGCCCCGCCTGTCCGCGGCGCTCGCGCTCGTCGTCGCACTCGCCGGCTGTGCGGGCCGACCGGCGCTCTCACCCGACGACGCCCGCCTCCAGGTCGTGACGACCACCGGCCTGCTGGCCGACCTCGTGCGCCACGTCGGCGGCGACCGCGTCCACGTCGTGTCCCTGGTGCCTGACGGCGGCGACCCACACACCTACGAGCCCTCGCTGCGCGACGCCCGCAACGTCGTGTACGCCGACGTGGCGTTCAGCAACTACGCGCTGTTGGAGGAGCACAGCGTCATCAAGACCCTCGACGCCAACCTGCGCGACGACGCCGTCTCGGTCTCGCTCGCCGAGGAGTCCGTCAAGTACGCGGCCGAGCTCATCCCGCTGGTCGAGGACGTCACCCTCGACACGGTGTGGCTGGGCCTGCGCGCGCACGGCGACGGCGCCCACCTCGGGGCCACGCGCGCCTCGCAGGTGCTGGTGTCGGCCACCGCGGCGACCGGCCCGGGCGACGTCTTCGCCTATCTGACCGGCAGCTTCGGCGAGACCGACGTGTACATCGACTCCTCGAACGGCTTCGACGCCGCGAACGGATACCGGGACGACACCCTGTCCCTGCCCGCCGACGCGCACACGCACCTGTCGTGGGCCTTCACCGAGCCAGGCCGCTACACGCTGACGCTGCGCGCCCACCTGCAGGTCGACGACACCTCGCGGCCCATCGACCTGGGCTCCGGGACCTTTGCCTTCGCCGTGGGCGTCGACCCCGACCCCGCCCCCGGTGTCGCCGTGCTCGACCGCGGACACGCGGACCTGACCGCGGACCTCGGCGACGACGGCGCCGCCCCAGGCCTCGCGGTCCGCTATGACCCGGAGGGAGGCGGGGAGCGCAGCCAGCGGCGCTACTCCCCCGAGCAGGTGGTCATCGACGTCCCGGCCAAGGCGCTCGACGAGATCCCGGCCGGCCCCGCGCTGCGGTTCCTCGGCAGGCCCGGCGAGCGCGTGTACCAGCTCGCCCAGGCGGTGCTCGGCAAGCACGTCCACGGCGAGATCGACCCCCATCTGTGGCAGAACGTGCGCAATGCGATGGCCTACGCGCAGCTCATCCGCGACACCCTGATCGCCGCCGACCCCGCCGGCGCCGGCGCCTACCGGGACAACGCCGCCGCGTACCTCGCCGAGCTCGATCGGACCGACGCCTACGTGCGCCGCACGCTCGCCCAGATCCCCGCCTCCCACCGCAACCTGGTCACCACGCACGACGCCTTCGGCTATCTCGCCGACGCCTACGACGTGCGGGTCGCCGGGTTCGTCACCCCGCACCCCGCGGCCGAGCCCTCTCTCGCCGACCGCCGCAAGCTCGCCGACACGCTGCGCACCCTGCGGGTGTCGGCCGTGTTCCTCGAGCCGAACCTCGCGGCCCGCTCCTCGACGCTCACCGAGGTCGCCCGCGACCTGGGCGTGCGGGTGTGCGCGATCTACGGCGACGCCTTCGACGACGAGGTGACGGGCTATGTCCAGATGATGCGCCTCAACGCCGACTCGCTGCGCGAGTGCCTGTCCCCATGA